TTGAATCTTTGCAGTTTTGTCCATCAGCTTTGGGGACCTCCTGTCTTTGTGGGGTTTCGTTAATGTTATACCAGGAGGCTCCCCTTTTATCAATTCTTATCCGATTTCATTACAGGACTGCTCTGATTGCGCTTCCGTGGCAGTATAGGAGTCTGTCTATAGTATACCCACCTTACCATAGTATAGTAAATGCTCAAAGCCTCTTTACAAGAGCTCCTTTTTAGATGGCAATGGAAGGAATGTTGCTTTTACCTGTCGAATAAAGTCACCAATATACGAAAGATTTGGCAATCTGGATTCCCTAATGACTCTAGGTTGCCATTTTGGCGTTTTTATGGGGCTTGCCGTTTTTTGTCACTTCCTGTCCTGTCCTTGCCAGGTGGCCATCCCGGCACCTTGCTGGTGCTTAAGGATGCGGCAGGGCAGGTTGTGCGATGGCGGGCGCAGGCACGCCGGTATGCCTGCCTATCTTGCAAGTGCACCTACTATTGGTACGCCTGTGTTTAATATGAAGATGACGGACCTGCTTATACTGGACGTGCCAATACCGGATGCGCCGATGCTGAAGGCACCGATGCTAAACGTGCCTGCGGCTGAGGCGCCTATGCTAAGGAGCCCATGGCTGAGGAGTTCATGGCTGAGAATCTCATGCCGCGGATGCCGATGGTAATGCTGGATACATTAAGGATGGATATGGTAGAGATGGCTACGGCGGGGGCATCTGTAATTTGGCACCTGTGATAGGGAGTTGCTTGCGGGATGGAGGAGGAGCAGGGCATGGGACAAGATTTCGGGCAAGGCCCGATTTCCACCGGTCCATTATTTGATGAAGCGGCTCGGGCGCGTGATGGGGGCCGAGTTGAGGCGGCTATTGACCAGTTAATGAAAGGAATCACTCAGGCGGAGGGGCTTTACTACCGGCTCGTTTTGGTTGCGGCGCCTTCAGGCGGAGGCAAAACCCGCCTGCTTCGGGAAGTGCATAGGCTTACTGGAGCGCCTTTACTGAACATCAATCTTGAACTCTCGCGCCGGATGCTTGACCTCACTGGACGCCAGCGGGTACTGCAATTACCTGGGTTGCTTTCGGAAATTGTGTATGAGCCCAAGGGCAATGTGGTTTTACTGGATAACACAGAGATCCTCTTTGATGTCGAATTGAAGCAAGATCCTCTTCGTCTTCTTCAGGGAATTTCCCGCAACAAGACGGTAGTTGCAGCCTGGAATGGCTCAGTCATCTGCGATTATTTATGTTACGCTACGTCTGCGCACCAAGAATACAGGCGCTATGAGATTTGCGACTTTTTAGTGGTGAACCTTGGTACTGGGGCAAGTCAGCCTCGAGGCTGAATGTATGGGGGCGGGTGTATGAAATATCGAGATCTGATCCAATTTGAGCCCATTGAATCCGTGGTGCAATTGCGGGACGCTGATAAGGAAGCTGCGGTCCGCCGACTCGTTGAGACGTATGTCATTTCCCCGGAAATGGCCGAAAAGATAACCAGCCTCATCATTCCCCAACTTCAATTTGACCGGCTAGTGGACAATAAGGGGCTTCTGATCGTGGGCAACTACGGCACCGGGAAATCCCACCTCATGTCAGTCCTCTCTGCGCTGGCCGAGAATGCTGGCTTCATTGATTATCTCAGCAATGCTGAAGTTGCTGACGCCGCAAAGGAGATCGGTGGGCGCTTCAAGGTGGTGCGGGCTGAGATCGGCTCCACTACCATGTCGCTGCGCGACATAGTTGTAGCCATACTGGAGGAGCATTTAAGGGAGATTGGTGTGGATTATCCATTCCCGTCGGCCGCAAAAGTGCCCAGCAATAAACCAGCGTTCGAGGAGATGATGGCGGTCTTCCACGAAAGGTATCCCGATCATGGTCTTCTCCTCGTGGTGGACGAACTGCTTGATTACCTGCGGACGCGCAATGATCAGGAACTGATTCAGGATTTGAATTTCCTCCGGGAAATCGGTGAGGTCTGCAAAGACCTGCGCTTCCGGTTTATTGCCGGTGTCCAGGAGGCGATCTTTGATAGTCCTCGCTTCTCTTTCGCGGCCGATAGCCTCCGCCGTGTGAATGCCCGATTTGAACAGATATTAATCGCCCGGGCGGACATCAAATTCGTAGTGACTGAGCGTCTTCTCAAGAAAACGGATGAACAGCGGGCTAAGATCCGCGCGCACCTGACTCCCTTTGCCAGGTTTTATGGTCGGATGAACGAACGCATGGACGAGTTTGTACAGCTATTCCCGGTACATCCCGACTATATAGATGTCTTTGAACAAATCAGGGCGGTGGAGAAGCGGGAAGTGCTCAAGACCATTTCAATGGCCATGAGGGCACTTCTTGATGAAGAGGTCCCGACTGACCAGCCCGGCCTGATTGCTTATGATAGCTACTGGACGGTCTTGCACGATAACCCTGCATTCAGGGTAGATGATAATATCCGCCCGGTGATCAATTGCGCCGACGTATTGGAAGCTCGCATTCAACAAGCCTTTACCCGACCCGCCTATAAGCCGATGGCGCTGCGAATCATCCACGCCTTAGCGGTACACAGGCTTACCACTGGTGACATTTATACACCCCTGGGTGCAACGGCCGAGGAGTTGCGGGATGGGATTTGCCTTTACCAGCCAGGGATCGAAGACATGGGCGGAGATCCTGCTGATGATCTGCTAACTCAAGTGGAGACAGTGCTCCGCGAGATTCATAAGACGGTAAGCGGCCAGTTTATCTCGTTTAACCCCGACAACCATCAGTATTACATAGATCTAAAGAAAACAGAGGACTTCGACGCTCTGATCGAAAGGCGAGCCGAGAGCCTTGACGCACGCCTGCTTGACCGCTATTATTATGAAGCCTTGAAGCAGGCCATAGAGTGTTCCGACCAAACTTACGTCACCGGGTATAAGATATGGGAGCATGAGCTGGAATGGACGGAGCGCAAGGCGGCCCGGCAGGGGTATCTCTTTTTCGGTGCGCCCAATGAGCGCTCGACCGCGGTACCCCCTCGTGATTTCTACATTTACTTTATCCAGCCTTTCGAGCCACCGCATTTCAAAGACGAAAAGAAAGCTGACGAAGTGTTTTTCCGTCTGAAAGGCATGGATGATGAATTTCGCACGGCGCTCTGGAACTATGCCGCCGCTTTGGACCTGGCCTCCACCGCCTCGGGCCACGCTAAATCCATCTACGAATCCAAAGCGTCCGGTTCCTTGCAGAAACTGGTTCAGTGGCTGAGGCAGAATATCACTGCCGCCTTTGAAGTCACATACCAGGGGCGGACCAAAACCCTGGCGGAATGGGCCAAAGGGAAGCCCATCCGTGAACTTTCGGGAACTGCCTTCAGCGAGCGCATCAACTTTCGGGACTTAGTAAACATGGTGGCTGGTACTTGCCTGGAAGCGCACTTCAGGGATCGAGCTCCTGAATATCCTTTCTTCTCGGTGCTCATCACCGGAGCCACTCGTGCGCAGGCGGCACAGGATGCCCTGCGGGCCATCGCCGGGCAGAGCCGTACAAAACAAGCTATAGCTGTGCTGGATGCCCTGGAACTCCTGGATGGGGAAAGGCTCGATCCTTATAAATCAAGATACGCAAAGCATGTCCTTGACATTATGAAGAAAAAGGGCCCAGGCCAGGTAGTCAACCGGGCGGACATGCTTCAAGAAGTGTGCGACGTCGAGTATTTCGCCCCGGATAGGGGATTTCGCCTGGAACCGGAATGGTTGGTCGTGGTTCTTGCTGCTCTGGTCTACTCGGGTGATTTGGTGCTGGCAATTCCCGGAAAGAAGTTTGATGCTACGGGACTTTCCCAGCTGGCAAGCGTCGGTATAAACGAGCTTATTCGCTTTAAGCACATTGAGCCACCTAAGGAATGGAATCTGCCTGCACTTAAGGCGTTATTCGAGCTATTAGGCCTGGCCCCTGGCATGGCGCAGTTGGTCACTCAGGGGAAAGACGAGCCGGTGACGCAGTTGCAACAGGCTGTGTTACAGTGGCTCGACAGGCTGGTGCGAGCTGAAGAGGCCCTCAGGACCGGGCTTGTTTTCTGGGGGAAGAGTTTAGTCAGCGAGGACGAAGCGGCGCAGCTTCGTGCTGCATTGAGCGGTACCAAGGGCTTCCTTGAATCAATTCAGGTCTACAATGCACCCGGGAAACTGAAGAATTTCCAATATAGCAAACCGGAAGTAGACGCCCAGCGAGAAGGCCTGGCGGCCTTACAGGAGGTTGAATCTCTTAGAGCGCTGGTCGCGGACCTGGGGCCGGTTGCTTCATATATTTCCACAGCTGAGGCTGCTCTACCTTGCGAGCACGAGTGGGTGAGTAGCATGAGGGCTGTGCGTGAAACAATCCTGACGCAAATGACGGATTCCACCATGCGTTGTAAAGCAGCCTTCCTCCAGGAGGTTCGACGCCAACTTGCCGAGCTCAAAAAAGATTATGTGCAAGCATATTTCTCCCTGCACGCCAGGGCTCGGCTGGGTGCCGATGAGGACAGGCGCAAGGCGCAGCTCGCAACCGATGAGAGGCTCAAAGCCTTACAGCAACTCTCCACCATTGACCTTATGCCCCGGCAGGAGCTTATAGACTTTCAAAATCGCCTGGCGGGGTTGAAAACCTGTTTTGCGCTCACTACACGCGACCTCGATACCTCGCCCATATGCAGGCACTGTGATTACAGGCCGGCCATGGAACCGGTGGCCGAAACAGCAGGGCTGATACTGGATGATCTCGATCAGAGGCTGGATACACTTGTGGAAAATTGGACCGAGACTCTTCTGGACAATCTGGAGGATCCGATAACCAGGGGCAACCTGGATCTTTTAGGGGCCGAGGCCAGGAAGCTAGTGAAGGATTTTATGAGCAAGCGGACTCTACCCGCTGCGATCAGCCCGGAATTTATCCACGCTTTGCAGGAGGCCCTCTCTGGACTTATCAGGGTGCCGGTGAAGATGGATGACCTCCGGGCGGCCCTTTTTGCTGGCGGTTCGCCGATTACGCTCATAGAGCTAAAGAGGCGGTTTGAGGAGTATTTGGATGCGCTTGCGAGGGGGAAAGAACCTGGCAAGATAAGGATAGTACTGGGGTGAGAAGATGGATGCCAGGGACGCCCGGTGGCTACAGTTAGGTGAACAGATTTGATTCGTGGGAGGGGAAATGATGCCTTCGATTACAACCTTCGATAGCACGAAAGAATCCCTTCATGAGATCCTGTGCAGCATTAAGGAAGGGAAGACTCAATTACCCGATTTTCAGAGGGGCTGGGTGTGGGATGACGAGCACATCAAGAGTCTGCTTGCCAGCATTTCCCTCTCATATCCCATAGGAACGGTAATGATGCTAGAGACTGGCAACGATGATGTGAGATTCAAGCCCCGGTTATTGGAAGGCGTTGACCTGGGTAGTGCTCCCTATCCCGAGAGGCTTATTCTTGATGGCCAACAACGTTTGACGTCGCTTTTTCAGGCGCTTTTCTCTAATAACCCTGTTTCCACCAGGGATGCCAGGGGGAAGCCGATAAAAAGGTGGTATTACCTGGACATCGCAAAAGCCCTTAGCCAGAATGGTGACCGTGAGGAAGCGATTGTAAGCCTTCCAGAGGATCGCATCGTCCGAAATTTCCGGGGGGAAGTAATCGCTGACTATTCGGATACCGAGAAGGAATGCGCCGCCGGACTATTTCCGCTTCGGTTGGTTTACGACGTCTCCGCTTTGACTGATTGGATGATGAAATACATAAACTTGGATCCGGAGCATGGTCAGGAACACCTTTCGCGGTGGAACACACTGGTGCAGGAAATAGTCCAGCGTTATCAACAATACCAGGTGCCGCTTATCCTCCTGCGTAAGGAGACGCCAAAAGAGGCAGTTTGTCAGGTTTTTGAAAAAGTGAACACAGGCGGCGTTTCCCTTACGGTCTTTGAGCTTCTCACTGCTACTTATGCAGCTGATGATTTTAATCTCCGTGAAGACTGGGAAGAGAGAAGGAAACGGCTAAATCAGCACAAAGTAATCCAGGCTGTGAAAAACACAGATTTCTTGCAGGTCGTGACTCTCCTTGCGACCCGCGCCCGCCAACTTGAAGCCATAGCTCAAGGGGCAACGCAAGATGAGATTCCTGCAATTAGCTGCAAGAGAAAGGAAGTGCTCCGGCTGACCCTTGCCGAATACAAAGCCTTTGCTGATCAAGCGTTGGATGGGTTTGAAAGGGCGGCCAGGCTCCTCCATATGCAAAAGATCTTCAGTTCCAAGGATTTACCGTATCCTACGCAACTGGTGCCTCTTGCGGCAATCCTGGCTGTGCTCGGCGGGCGATCCGAATTAGACGGGGTTCGCGCTAAGATTATGCGCTGGTACTGGTGTGGGGTTTTCGGTGAGCTATACGGTAGCGGGATCGAGACGCGTTTCGCCAAGGATTTGCCCCAGGTTCTAGCCTGGGTTGATGGAGGCCCTGAACCCGATAGCATTAATGATGCCCACTTTGCTCCAGAACGTATCCTTACATTACGTACGCGTAACAGTGCTGCATACAAAGGCCTTGCCTGTCTACTCATGCACGATGGGGGACTTGACTTTAGGACAGGGGTGCCCATCGACATACAGCTTTACTTCGATGACCAGATGGATATCCATCATCTCTTCCCTCAGGAGTGGTGCCGCAAGCATGGAATTGATCCAGAGCGGTGCGACAGCATCGTGAATAAGACAGTTCTTTCGGCAAAGACAAACCGCATGATAGGGAGCAATGCACCCAGCGATTATCTGATCCGTATAGAGAAGAATTCCGGTATCACCAGGGAGCGGATGGATGAAATCCTACGCTCTCATGCTATCGATCCTGAGGCATTCCGCGCTGATGATTTTGATGCCTTCTTTAAGGCGCGTGAAGAGGCGCTGCTCAGGCGTATCGAAGTCGCCATGGGCAAGCCGATTGCAAGAGATGTGGACACCGAGATGGAAGTCCCTGAAACTGCACAGTACGAGGAAGAGGATAAGGAAGAGATATTACCATGAACAAAGCTCATGACAAGGGTAGACTTTTCTACGATGAGGCCGGCTGCACGAAAACTACAATAGAGTGTCTCGGCCGAACCTTCGAAAGCGATGAGGCCAGGCGCTCCTATTTTCTGGATAGGCTCCGGGCAGGGCTTGAAGAGCTGGAGGCCAAGCTCGGTGGTGTGCCTTTCACTTCGGTGGAGGACGCTTTCAATCGCATGAAGTCTATCGAGAAGTGGCCCATGGGTGACGAGGCTGGCTTGTATGAGCTGGCTCAAAGGATGCGCCACGGGGATACCGGCAAAGATCTCCTGGCGCGCTGGAAGGACGAGGTGGGCTTTCCTCATGGCAAGATTGAGGACATCCTCGCCCTATCAGATCCCCCTTATTACACTGCCTGCCCTAACCCATTTATAGGCGAATTTGTGAAACAATATAGCAAACCATATGATCCCGCTGCGGATAACTACCGCCGGGAGCCTTTTGCGGCCGATGTGAGTGAAGGGAAAAACGATCCGATTTACAATGCTCATTCCTATCATACCAAAGTGCCGCACAAGGCTATTATGCGCTACATTCTGCATTACACAGAGCCGGGCGATCTGGTATTTGACGGCTTCTGCGGGACTGGAATGACTGGAGTTGCGGCGCAGCTCTGCGGCGATAAGGCAGTAGTGGAGTCCTTGGGCTACAAGGTAGACGAGCAAGGCATTATCTATCAACAGGAAACCCGGGAGGAAGCAGATGGCAAAACCAAGACAGTCTGGATACCATTCTCGAAGCTGGGGGCGCGCCGGGCTATCCTTAACGATCTTTCCCCTGCTGCTACCTTTATTGCCTACAACTACAACACACTGGTAGATGTGGAGGCCTTTGAGCGGGAGGCCAAGCGTATCCTCAAAGAGGTGGAGGATGAGTGCGGCTGGATGTATGCGACGCTGGCTGAAAGTTCAGGATGGGGAAAAAGCCATCGTTCCGGGCAAGGTATGGCGGGAATGTTTGCTGGGATAGACGCTGGCATAGCCGATGAGGACGGTGACGGCCAGGACGATGTAGAGGCCCTTGCCCGGAAGGTTCGCTCGGCTCAATCCGTGGACGAGCTTCGTGCCTTCATCAATAAGCTCAGACGTCAGGGGTCCCGTATAGGAACAATTAACTACACGGTGTGGTCCGATGTTTTTGTTTGCCCGGAGTGCGCCCATGAGGTGATATTCTGGGAGGCGGCGGTGGACAAGGAGAGGGGGCAGGTTCATGATGAGTTCCCATGTCCCCATTGTGGAGCGGTTCTGACGAAGCGTCGCATGGAGCGCGCCTGGGTTACCAAATTCGATAGAGCCATCGGCCAGACGATCCGCCAAGCCAAGCAGGTGCCAGTCCTCATCAACTATTCCATAGGCAAGAACCGTTACGAGAAAAAGCCTGATGCCTTCGACCTGGCACTCATCGAGAAGATCGAGGAGTGCGATATACCATACTGGTTTCCGACGGATAGGATTCCAGAGGGTGATAAAACCGGTGAGCCGCTACGCATCGGCATCACCCATGTGCATCATTTTTATACGAAGAGGAATTTGTGGGTCCTGGGGGCAATCTATGAGCAGGCACTGTCTTGCCCTGCCAGTTTTAGGACGCTCCAGTTTTTTCTTAATGCTGCCAACCGAAATCTATCACGGTTGGCTAAGTTGGGGACCGAAAACTATCTCCATGGAGGCGGAGGTCCCGTCAACGCAGGTGTTTTGGGCACCCTATACCTCCCATCATTCTCAGTAGAGAGTTGCGTGCTGAAGACCCTCGGAACGAGACTCCCGAAACTGGTACGAATCATTGACGCCAGAGCCGGGGTGATTAATGGCCTTGATACCAGATCTATTACTGCGCTTCCATTTGATTCCGATTTACTTGATTATATCTTCACCGACCCACCTTTCGGGGGCAACCTGATGTACTCTGAGCTCAACTTCCTCTGGGAAGCTTGGTTCAAGGTGTTTACGAACAATAAACCAGAGGCCATAGAGAACGAGACCCAACACAAGGGCCCAATGGAGTATCAGCAATTGATGACCCGATGCTTTCAGGAGTGCTACCGGGTACTCAAACCTGGTCGCTGGATGACAGTTGAGTTTCATAACTCCCAGAACCGGATATGGAATGCTATCCAGCAAGCGCTTCAGGCTGCCGGTTTTGTGGTGGCAGATGTCAGAACGTTAGACAAGAAGCAAGGCACTTTTAATCAAGTGACACAGTCAGGATCGGTGAAACAGGACATCATCATCTCCTGCTATAAGCCCAATGATGGGTTAGAGCAGCGGTTCAAGCTTACAGCCGGAACCGAAGAGGGTGTGTGGGATTTCGTGCGGACACACCTGAAGCAACTCCCGGTTTTTGTCGCGAAGGACGGTAAGGCTGAAGTCATAGCTGAGCGGCTCAACTACTTGCTTTTCGACCGGATGGTGGCCTTCCATGTCCGCCGAGGCGTAACAGTACCCCTAACAGCAGCAGAGTTTTACCAGGGGCTGGCTCAACGGTTTCCCGAACGCCCCCACGGGCCGTATTTGATGTATTTTTTGCCGGACCAGGTGGCGGAGTATGACAGAAAGCGCATGACCGTAAAGGAAGTCCTGCAGCTCTCGCTCTTTGTCACGGATGAATCCTCAGCTATCCAGTGGCTAAAGCAGCAGCTTACCAAGAAGCCACAGACCTTCCAGGAAATCCACCCGCAGTTCCTGAGAGAGATCAGTGGCTGGCAGAAGCACGAAAAGCCTCTGGAACTGAGGGAACTCTTGGAGCAGAACTTCCTCATGTATGACGGTAAGGGTCCAATCCCGCCACAGGTTGTAGCGTGGATGAAGCAGAGCGAGAAATTGCGCAAACTCATCCAGGAAGAGACGGCCTCGGGACGAGCCACTGAGGACCTGGTAGGACTTGTCACCCAGAACCCTGAACTAATTGCAGCCGCAAGGGACCGCTGGTACGTTCCCGACCCGAACAAGGCAGGCGACCTGGAGAAACTGCGTGAAAGGGCCTTGCTGCGCGAGTTCGAGGAGTATAAGGCTTCACCCCAGCGCCGGCTGAGGGTATTCCGCATGGAGGCGGTGCGCGCAGGATTTAAGAAGGCGTGGCAGGAGAAGGACTACGCCACAATCATCAATGTGGCAGAGAAGATACCCGATAATGTGTTGCGTGAGGATCCCAAGTTGTTGATGTGGTATGACCAGGCGGTGACGCGAAGCGGACTGGAGTGATGAGAATGCCGGAATTAGCGTGGAGGAAGCATATGGTTCGTGTGGGTTCTTATGAGTGGTCGGCTGATGAACAACCCAGCGATCTTGGCGAGCACAGGAGACACGTGGAGCCGTGGCTAGCGGCTTTACTACAGGCGGAGCACCTCAATCTGTTGATAGGTAGCGGGCTGACCTTAGCAATTGCCTCGCAAGCAGGGGTTTCCGGGCTAGATATGGGAATGCATTCGTTTCAGAGGACCATGGCTGATGCCGTCGAAAAGGCTGCGAAAAAGAGTGCAGAACGTTGTCAGCGGGGAGAACCGAACATCGAGGACCAGATTCGGGTGATTCTTGAGCTAATCGGAGGACTCCGGGTCCTTGCAGAGGGAGTAGAATCGGGACGATATGGTAGTCACCCTGCGAAGGATGCTGTCGGTTTACTTGGAGAATGGGAAACAGAGTTAGATAATTTTCTGCTGGGGTTCGCAAAAAAGATACTTGCGACCGAGCGGGAGATGGAGAGGGTATTTAGAACAGAACCGGAGAAAGGCGAACAAGCGCGGTATCTCCTTGGCTCTTTTTTATTGACATTTGCGAGTAGGGCAGCTTCGCGCGAGCGACTTCACATCTTTACCACTAATTACGACCGTTTGATTGAATACGGGTGCGATATGCTTGGATTAAGAATTCTGGACCGTTTTGTTGGGCAACTCTCCCCGATTTTTCGTTCATCGCGTCTTGGTGTTGATTTCCATTATAGTCCGCCAGGGATCCGCGGAGAACCGCGCTATCTTGAGGGTGTTATTCATATGACTAAGCTCCATGGGTCGATCGACTGGCGTCGCGAAGAAGAGTCTTCAGGACGATATGAGATTCGTCGATGCGGAATTCCCTTTGGGGCTGTAGAGTCTGATGCTTGCTTACCATCGCGTCCCAGAGATAGTATTATTATTTATCCCAATCCAGCGAAAGATGTGGAAACTCTGGAATATCCGTACGCTGATCTATTTCGAGACTTCGCCGCAGCTACTTGTCAGCCTAATGCAGTTATAGTGACCTATGGGTATGGATTTGGGGACGCTCACATAAATCGGGTCATCCGTGATATGCTGACGATTCCATCCACACACCTTGCGATTCTGTCTTACAACGATCCCGGTGGGCGAATCCAGCGGTTCTGCGAGACGGTTGGGCATGAAGAGCAGATTACCCTTTTGATTGGCAGTCATTTCGGCGATATCAATACGCTTGTTGAACGTTACTTGCCGAAGCCGGCGATCGATAGGACGACTTGGCGAATGGTGGAGATTCTTAACCGAAGAAAACCTCAAAATGGAAAAAACAGCAACAATAAATGGGAATGCTCCACGGAGGAGGCGCAGAAATGAACTCGCCCATCCGATCCATCGCAGACCGGGTTGTAGGTACCGTTGAGGAAGTATCTGCAGATAAGATTCTGGTTCTTCTCGACCCTGATGCCCCCCAAGCAACGGCGCTAAATACCGGTTTACCTGAAAGGTTTCCGCGGATCAACGCTTATATTTTGATCCCAAATGAAACCGGGGCTACTGTCGGCTGGGTTACTTCTGTAAAAATAGAACGTCTTCCCTTTCCAAAACGGAAGGGGATGCAAGATTTTGGTCTGGTAGACCTTCCGTTCCCCTGCCGTATGGTTACGCTCACTCCATTAGGAACACTGATCTATCGCTTAGAATCAGATTCAGGAGTGGCTTCCTTTGAGCTCCGGCGAGGCATTGATGTGTTTCCCTCAGTAGGCGATCCAGTGCTTTTGCCCACTCGCGATCAACTCCAGGCTATAGTCGAAGGGGAAAGTGGACGGACACGCCGGGTCCTTATTGGCCGTTGTCCGACAGGTGGCGATGCCCCCGTTTATGTTGACCCTGACAAGCTCTTTGGTCGGCATCTAGCGGTCTTGGGTAATACGGGAGCAGGAAAGTCATGTTCGGTGGCAGGGCTTATCAGATGGTGTATAGACTCAGCCAATGAAGAACGAAAGGTGCAAGGAAGAAAGGGATTTGTGAATGCTCGGTTTATTATACTGGATCCAAACGGAGAGTACGCACACGCATTCCATGATCAAGAGAATGTTAGGCTGTTCCAGGTCCAGTCTAACCAAGGTGCTAATGCGAGACCTCTTAAGGTGCCCGCATGGTTATGGAATGGAGAGGAATGGGCAGCTTTCACAAGTGCGTCCCCGGGAGTGCAACGTCCGATTCTGTTCGAGGCTTTGCGATGCTTGCGCTCAGAAGATAGTGCTCCTGACCCTTTTGTGACTAAGGTGCGATGGATGGTACAAAATTACCGGGACCAACTAAAAGATCTTTTAAGAAACGGAGATTACCTGAAAAAGGGGAAATGTGAGAATGTCGCCCAGGTGCTATTGAAGGCTACGATAGATTTCAAGGACCTCGAGCAAAACTATGATGGAAATGATGAATGTCTGAAAGAGATA
This genomic window from Bacillota bacterium contains:
- a CDS encoding fibronectin-binding protein (FBP), whose amino-acid sequence is MPELAWRKHMVRVGSYEWSADEQPSDLGEHRRHVEPWLAALLQAEHLNLLIGSGLTLAIASQAGVSGLDMGMHSFQRTMADAVEKAAKKSAERCQRGEPNIEDQIRVILELIGGLRVLAEGVESGRYGSHPAKDAVGLLGEWETELDNFLLGFAKKILATEREMERVFRTEPEKGEQARYLLGSFLLTFASRAASRERLHIFTTNYDRLIEYGCDMLGLRILDRFVGQLSPIFRSSRLGVDFHYSPPGIRGEPRYLEGVIHMTKLHGSIDWRREEESSGRYEIRRCGIPFGAVESDACLPSRPRDSIIIYPNPAKDVETLEYPYADLFRDFAAATCQPNAVIVTYGYGFGDAHINRVIRDMLTIPSTHLAILSYNDPGGRIQRFCETVGHEEQITLLIGSHFGDINTLVERYLPKPAIDRTTWRMVEILNRRKPQNGKNSNNKWECSTEEAQK